One stretch of Pradoshia sp. D12 DNA includes these proteins:
- the tdh gene encoding L-threonine 3-dehydrogenase, with protein sequence MDGKMKAVVKHKRGYGAELQLIDIPSVKEDEVLIKVKATSICGTDVHIYTWDEWSQHRVNPPYAFGHEFSGEIVEVGNKVQDFQIGDYVSAETHLVCGICPQCMTGQYHICKNTKIIGVDTQGCFAEYVALPASNLWKNPVDMPIDVASIQEPMGNAVHTVLSGEVVGKTVAIIGCGPIGIMAVGVAKAAGASQVIALDLNDYRLELAGKLGATVMINSSKTDPVQAVYDLTGGNGVDIVCEMSGHPIAIDQGFKMITNGGRFSILSLPSKPVPLNITDDIVFKGITVQGITGRQMFKTWQQVSRLLESGQVDVKPLITHHFPLEEYEKGFDLMIKGECGKVILLP encoded by the coding sequence GTGGATGGAAAAATGAAAGCGGTTGTAAAACATAAAAGAGGTTATGGAGCAGAACTCCAATTGATTGATATTCCTTCTGTCAAAGAGGATGAAGTGTTGATTAAAGTAAAGGCGACGTCCATATGCGGGACGGATGTCCATATTTATACTTGGGATGAATGGTCTCAACATAGGGTTAATCCTCCTTATGCATTTGGGCATGAATTCTCAGGAGAGATTGTTGAAGTGGGAAATAAAGTACAGGATTTCCAGATAGGTGATTATGTTTCCGCTGAGACACATTTAGTTTGTGGAATCTGCCCTCAATGTATGACGGGACAATATCATATATGTAAAAACACAAAGATAATTGGGGTTGATACACAGGGGTGTTTTGCTGAATATGTAGCTTTACCGGCATCTAATCTTTGGAAAAATCCTGTAGATATGCCTATAGATGTAGCTTCTATACAGGAGCCTATGGGGAATGCGGTCCACACCGTATTGTCAGGTGAAGTAGTCGGGAAAACGGTCGCTATTATCGGTTGCGGTCCAATTGGTATTATGGCAGTGGGAGTGGCAAAAGCAGCTGGGGCTTCACAGGTCATTGCGTTAGATCTTAATGATTACCGTTTAGAGCTAGCGGGTAAATTGGGCGCTACTGTGATGATTAATTCATCGAAGACAGATCCTGTTCAGGCAGTTTATGATTTAACGGGTGGCAATGGGGTTGATATTGTTTGTGAAATGAGTGGTCATCCTATAGCCATCGATCAAGGATTTAAAATGATTACGAATGGAGGCAGGTTTTCTATTTTAAGCTTACCCTCTAAGCCTGTGCCTCTCAATATTACTGATGATATCGTTTTTAAGGGGATAACCGTTCAAGGAATTACAGGGAGACAAATGTTTAAAACGTGGCAGCAGGTTTCCCGATTGCTGGAATCAGGGCAGGTTGATGTTAAACCATTAATCACCCATCACTTCCCTTTAGAAGAGTATGAAAAAGGCTTTGACCTTATGATCAAAGGTGAGTGTGGAAAAGTGATATTACTGCCGTAA
- a CDS encoding glycine C-acetyltransferase, with protein sequence MKGFEYLQTELDEMKGTGLFHPLIPLESEQGTKVKINGENLIQLSSNNYLGLTSHPRLKDAALDAIEEYGVGTGSVRTIAGTMDMHIELEEKLAKFKHTEAALVFQSGFTTNQGVLSAILTQEDVVISDELNHASIIDGIRLTKATRRVYKHVDMNSLEDVLKETQSYRKRLVVTDGVFSMDGNIAPLPEIVELAEKYDALIMVDDAHASGVLGQNGRGTVNHFGLDGRVHIQVGTLSKAIGVLGGYVASSRTLVDYLIHKGRPFLFSTSHPPAVTMANIEAIDVLLEEPELIERLWENTKFFKEGLEFMGFNTGKSETPITPIIVGDEALTNKLSNKLMEYGVFAQGIAFPTVAKGHARVRTIVTAEHSKEELAKALNAFEKAGKELGIIK encoded by the coding sequence TTGAAGGGGTTTGAATACTTGCAAACAGAATTAGACGAAATGAAAGGAACAGGTTTGTTCCATCCATTAATTCCTCTGGAATCAGAACAAGGTACAAAAGTTAAGATTAATGGGGAAAATTTGATTCAATTATCATCTAACAACTATCTTGGATTGACTTCACATCCTCGTTTAAAGGATGCAGCGCTTGATGCCATTGAAGAATATGGAGTGGGAACAGGTTCGGTACGTACAATTGCCGGTACCATGGATATGCATATAGAGTTAGAAGAGAAGTTGGCGAAATTTAAACATACGGAAGCGGCTTTAGTATTTCAATCTGGATTTACAACGAATCAAGGAGTTCTATCCGCGATTCTTACACAGGAAGATGTGGTTATATCGGATGAATTAAACCATGCTTCCATAATCGATGGAATAAGACTAACAAAAGCTACACGCCGTGTTTATAAGCATGTCGATATGAACAGCTTGGAGGATGTCCTGAAAGAGACTCAATCCTATCGTAAACGCTTAGTTGTAACAGATGGTGTCTTTTCCATGGATGGCAATATCGCACCGCTACCCGAGATTGTGGAGTTAGCAGAAAAATATGATGCACTTATTATGGTCGATGATGCGCATGCCTCAGGAGTACTTGGCCAAAATGGGCGTGGAACCGTCAATCACTTCGGTTTGGATGGACGTGTTCATATTCAGGTAGGTACGTTAAGCAAGGCTATAGGGGTTCTTGGAGGATATGTGGCAAGCAGCCGTACATTGGTTGATTATTTAATTCATAAAGGCAGACCTTTCTTATTTAGTACATCACACCCGCCTGCAGTGACAATGGCTAATATAGAAGCAATTGATGTATTATTGGAAGAACCGGAATTAATTGAGCGTTTGTGGGAGAATACAAAGTTTTTCAAAGAAGGACTAGAATTTATGGGCTTTAATACCGGAAAAAGCGAAACACCGATCACTCCCATTATCGTTGGGGATGAGGCTTTGACAAATAAGCTGTCTAATAAATTAATGGAATATGGTGTATTTGCTCAGGGGATTGCATTCCCAACTGTTGCAAAGGGTCATGCACGTGTCAGGACCATTGTAACAGCAGAACATTCCAAAGAGGAGCTGGCTAAAGCATTAAATGCATTTGAAAAGGCTGGTAAAGAGCTGGGGATTATTAAATAA
- a CDS encoding GNAT family N-acetyltransferase, translating to MKQFFDNYLSGKTVLLKQMEPHHFERFAEIENENSTLLLANDDIPFPLTAEDHTNFFKTISGKKEEFMFGIFEKESNELIGSCGVFAINWKNSTCFVGISIGNEWHNKGFGTDAMNTLISFVFNYIHIHKIKLQVFSFNTNAIRSYEKCYFSKEGTLRNEIFRFGSFHDVHVYGLLREEWNKRQTN from the coding sequence ATGAAACAATTTTTTGATAACTATTTATCAGGTAAAACAGTTTTATTGAAACAAATGGAACCACATCATTTTGAGCGCTTTGCTGAAATTGAAAATGAAAATAGTACACTATTACTTGCAAATGATGATATTCCATTTCCATTAACAGCTGAAGATCACACAAATTTTTTCAAAACGATTAGTGGGAAAAAAGAAGAGTTTATGTTTGGTATTTTTGAGAAAGAATCAAATGAACTTATTGGATCATGTGGTGTATTCGCAATTAACTGGAAGAATAGCACGTGTTTTGTTGGGATATCCATTGGCAACGAGTGGCACAATAAAGGCTTTGGCACAGATGCTATGAATACATTAATTTCTTTTGTTTTTAATTACATCCATATCCATAAAATCAAACTTCAGGTGTTCAGTTTTAATACCAATGCTATCCGCTCTTACGAAAAATGCTATTTTAGTAAGGAGGGTACATTACGAAATGAAATCTTCAGATTTGGGTCATTCCATGATGTACATGTATATGGTTTACTGAGAGAAGAATGGAACAAGCGACAGACTAACTAA
- the lepB gene encoding signal peptidase I, giving the protein MNDKINIGKEAMSVFKSVVLAIVIVTLMRQFVFTPTTVRGESMLPSLEDGNRVILSKMTTINRFDEVVFHATDSSDSYVKRVIGLPGDTVEMKNDVLYINGKAVDEPYLVEFKKDLQERERLTEDFTLKNLTGKQKVPKGQMFVLGDNRLYSKDSRIFGFVPMDRIIGEVKLRIWPISDIGFAK; this is encoded by the coding sequence ATGAATGATAAGATAAATATAGGAAAAGAAGCTATGTCAGTGTTTAAATCTGTCGTATTGGCAATTGTTATTGTGACTTTAATGCGTCAGTTTGTTTTTACGCCAACTACTGTGAGGGGAGAATCTATGCTTCCCAGTCTCGAGGATGGAAATCGGGTTATCTTAAGTAAAATGACAACGATTAACCGTTTTGATGAGGTCGTATTTCATGCAACAGATTCATCTGATAGTTATGTAAAACGTGTAATTGGTCTTCCAGGAGATACTGTTGAGATGAAGAATGATGTTCTATATATCAATGGAAAAGCGGTTGATGAACCTTATCTGGTGGAATTTAAGAAGGATTTACAAGAGAGGGAACGTCTGACTGAAGATTTTACATTGAAGAATTTGACAGGTAAACAAAAAGTTCCAAAGGGACAAATGTTTGTTCTTGGAGATAATCGCTTGTACAGTAAAGATAGCAGGATATTTGGTTTTGTGCCGATGGATCGAATTATTGGTGAAGTGAAACTGCGCATTTGGCCAATAAGTGATATTGGTTTTGCGAAGTAA
- the miaB gene encoding tRNA (N6-isopentenyl adenosine(37)-C2)-methylthiotransferase MiaB — MNEQQRLDTTTAVKNDKKQEKDYSKYFETVYMPPSLKDAKKRGKEAINYHKDFNINEQFRGMGEGRKFYIRTYGCQMNEHDTEVMSGIFLALGYEPTDSVEDANVILLNTCAIRENAENKVFGELGHLKALRKNKPDLLLGVCGCMSQEESVVNKILQKHAFVDMIFGTHNIHRLPEILMEAYMSKEMVIEVWSKEGDIIENLPKVRKGNIKAWVNIMYGCDKFCTYCIVPFTRGKERSRRPEDIIQEVRQLAAQGYQEITLLGQNVNAYGKDFEDIDYRLGDLMEEIRKIDIPRVRFTTSHPRDFDDHLIEVLAKGGNMMDHIHLPVQSGNNDVLKIMARKYTREQYLELVRKIKEAIPNVTLTTDIIVGYPNETDEQFEETMSLYKEVGYDLAYTFIYSPREGTPAAKMKDNVPMEVKKERLQRLNALVNETANKKNQLYKGQILDVLVEGESKNNPDVLAGYTTKNKLVNFRAPKSVIGKIVKVKITNAKTWSLDGEYVEETNEVEVGV; from the coding sequence ATGAACGAGCAGCAACGATTGGATACGACGACCGCTGTTAAAAATGACAAAAAGCAAGAGAAAGATTATAGCAAGTATTTTGAAACGGTTTACATGCCACCATCCTTAAAAGATGCTAAGAAACGCGGAAAAGAAGCGATTAATTATCATAAGGATTTTAATATTAATGAACAATTCCGTGGTATGGGTGAAGGACGCAAGTTTTATATCCGTACGTACGGTTGCCAAATGAATGAGCATGATACTGAAGTTATGTCCGGTATCTTTTTAGCTCTTGGATATGAACCAACTGACAGCGTGGAGGATGCCAATGTAATTTTATTGAATACATGTGCCATTCGAGAAAATGCTGAAAATAAAGTGTTCGGTGAACTTGGCCATTTAAAAGCATTGAGAAAAAATAAGCCTGATTTATTGCTTGGTGTATGTGGATGTATGTCACAGGAAGAATCTGTTGTGAATAAAATTTTACAAAAGCATGCCTTTGTAGATATGATATTTGGAACACATAATATCCATCGTTTACCGGAAATACTGATGGAAGCATATATGTCCAAAGAAATGGTTATTGAGGTTTGGTCCAAGGAAGGGGATATTATTGAGAACCTTCCAAAAGTAAGAAAAGGAAACATCAAGGCTTGGGTTAATATTATGTATGGCTGTGATAAGTTCTGTACGTACTGTATTGTTCCATTTACACGTGGAAAGGAACGGAGCCGCAGACCTGAAGATATCATTCAGGAGGTTCGTCAGCTGGCTGCTCAAGGATATCAGGAAATCACATTGCTTGGGCAAAATGTAAATGCATACGGTAAGGACTTTGAAGATATCGACTATCGTCTAGGCGATTTAATGGAAGAAATTCGTAAAATCGATATCCCGCGTGTGCGCTTCACGACAAGTCACCCTCGTGATTTTGATGATCATTTGATTGAAGTTCTGGCTAAGGGCGGAAACATGATGGATCATATCCATTTGCCTGTTCAATCCGGTAATAATGATGTCTTAAAAATCATGGCTCGTAAATACACTCGTGAACAATACTTGGAATTGGTTCGTAAAATCAAGGAAGCAATCCCTAACGTCACACTGACAACTGATATTATAGTTGGCTATCCGAATGAAACGGACGAACAGTTTGAAGAAACGATGTCTCTTTATAAAGAAGTTGGATATGACTTGGCTTATACATTTATTTATTCTCCGCGTGAAGGTACACCAGCCGCAAAAATGAAGGATAATGTTCCGATGGAAGTCAAAAAAGAGCGTCTTCAACGCTTGAATGCACTGGTAAACGAAACAGCCAACAAAAAAAATCAATTATATAAAGGCCAGATTCTCGATGTTTTAGTTGAAGGGGAAAGCAAAAACAATCCGGATGTACTGGCAGGATACACAACTAAAAATAAATTAGTTAACTTTAGAGCTCCAAAATCTGTTATCGGTAAAATTGTAAAAGTAAAAATTACAAATGCTAAAACATGGTCACTTGATGGTGAGTATGTGGAAGAAACAAATGAGGTAGAGGTGGGAGTTTAA
- a CDS encoding RicAFT regulatory complex protein RicA family protein produces the protein MGNYTKEQIIDKAKDLAKMISTTNEVDFFKRAEAQINENKNVAELMSVIKGLQKQSVNFQHYGKTEAFKKTEEKLAKVERELDEIPIVQEFKQSQMEVNDLLQMVANVISNTVTDEIIKATNGDLLRGETGSKVKNNSHSHSC, from the coding sequence ATGGGGAACTACACGAAAGAACAAATTATTGACAAAGCAAAAGACTTGGCTAAAATGATCTCAACGACTAATGAAGTTGATTTCTTTAAACGAGCGGAAGCACAAATCAATGAAAATAAAAATGTAGCTGAGTTAATGTCAGTAATCAAGGGGTTACAAAAGCAATCGGTCAACTTCCAACATTATGGAAAGACAGAAGCCTTTAAAAAGACAGAGGAAAAATTAGCGAAGGTAGAACGTGAATTGGATGAAATTCCGATTGTCCAGGAATTCAAACAATCGCAGATGGAAGTTAATGATCTTCTGCAGATGGTAGCTAATGTCATCTCAAATACAGTGACAGATGAAATCATTAAAGCAACTAATGGTGATTTGTTACGTGGGGAAACTGGCTCAAAAGTAAAAAATAATTCTCACAGCCATAGCTGCTAA
- a CDS encoding phospholipase D-like domain-containing protein, whose amino-acid sequence MLKKIIIYFINGLLLFSTFIGLLLVWVNYDIKAGREAAEAGSQPHTYPIRNSNFGLYTDWKTFYPQFSKDILEAKEYVYIHYFSIGSGEASEKFFDLLKKKANQGVEVYYSVDRAGSLKGKNDWFDELRKAGVHITYSNDPHFPHIWYSIQHRNHRRIAVIDGKIGYTGGLNVAQKYTKNTWHDYQIRMTGEGVQDFEQQFCEDWKVNTGNSPPIHKVDLEKGETNHYLKVYSSGFGLVEDFIQEFDAAKKQIIIATPYFIPDNRDFMDALKRARKRDVEVIIMWPKHSDGLMLTQAAYPFVREALENGMKVYQYDKGIFHGKVVLVDYERLMTGTVNIDSRSFRLNDEMTLFMKSSPFSQTVQKQLDVDLGDSKEIKLDYFDNLKMKDKILMKIAKCVHYYL is encoded by the coding sequence ATGCTGAAAAAAATAATTATATATTTCATTAACGGTCTTTTACTGTTTAGTACCTTTATAGGCTTGCTTTTAGTATGGGTGAATTATGATATTAAAGCGGGAAGAGAAGCGGCGGAAGCAGGTAGCCAACCTCATACCTATCCAATTCGTAACAGTAATTTTGGATTGTACACGGATTGGAAAACTTTTTATCCTCAGTTTTCAAAAGATATTTTAGAGGCTAAGGAATATGTGTATATTCATTATTTTTCAATTGGTAGCGGTGAAGCAAGCGAAAAATTTTTCGATTTATTGAAGAAAAAGGCGAATCAAGGAGTCGAAGTTTATTATTCGGTAGACCGAGCAGGCTCTTTAAAGGGTAAGAATGATTGGTTTGATGAACTGAGAAAAGCAGGGGTGCATATAACCTATAGCAATGATCCTCATTTTCCTCATATTTGGTACTCCATCCAGCATAGAAATCATCGTCGAATAGCTGTGATAGATGGGAAAATCGGATACACAGGCGGACTTAATGTAGCACAAAAATATACAAAGAATACATGGCATGATTATCAGATCCGTATGACAGGTGAGGGTGTTCAGGACTTTGAACAACAATTTTGCGAGGATTGGAAGGTAAATACAGGTAACTCTCCACCTATACATAAGGTTGACTTGGAAAAAGGAGAAACCAATCATTATTTGAAGGTATATTCAAGTGGATTTGGCTTGGTTGAGGATTTTATTCAAGAATTCGATGCGGCAAAAAAACAAATTATAATTGCGACCCCCTATTTTATTCCAGATAATCGTGATTTTATGGATGCTTTAAAACGGGCAAGAAAACGTGATGTGGAGGTTATCATCATGTGGCCCAAACATTCAGATGGATTAATGTTAACCCAGGCTGCGTATCCTTTTGTCAGAGAAGCACTCGAAAACGGAATGAAGGTATACCAATATGATAAAGGAATTTTCCATGGGAAGGTTGTCCTAGTAGATTATGAAAGATTAATGACTGGAACAGTCAACATCGATTCACGTTCATTTAGGTTGAATGATGAAATGACTTTATTTATGAAATCATCACCATTTAGTCAAACGGTTCAAAAACAATTAGATGTAGATCTCGGGGATTCAAAGGAAATTAAATTAGATTATTTTGATAACCTTAAAATGAAAGATAAAATACTGATGAAAATTGCCAAATGTGTACATTATTATCTATAA
- a CDS encoding Gfo/Idh/MocA family protein has product MPKIKWGILSTADIGQTQVIPAIKRSVHGEATAIASQSQKAKDVAASLEIPRTYDSYEELLADPEIQAVYIPLPNHLHAKWTMEAAKAGKHVLVEKPAALTEAETIEMMNACERYGVKMMEAFMYQFHAQHKRVKDIIKTGEIGEVKYMYASHSFLLSDDEDNIRLSSEKGGGALYDVGCYNIHAIRHILGAEPIEIMGFADLNNPYDVDLTTTAHMTMDNGVRAMFDCSFEMTNRNEYRVVGTLGEIICRNAYRPDLVGHQGELLVKSGGETRKEVIMCDQYMMQVDHFAECILNDQTPAYTPLDTVQNMKIIEACYKSIKDQSIVKL; this is encoded by the coding sequence ATGCCAAAAATAAAATGGGGTATTTTAAGTACGGCAGATATTGGGCAAACTCAAGTGATTCCCGCCATTAAACGTTCTGTCCATGGAGAGGCAACAGCGATTGCCAGCCAAAGTCAAAAGGCTAAAGATGTGGCTGCAAGCTTGGAGATTCCGAGGACATATGATTCATACGAAGAATTATTAGCGGATCCTGAAATACAAGCTGTTTATATTCCATTACCAAATCATTTGCATGCAAAATGGACAATGGAAGCAGCAAAAGCTGGTAAACATGTGTTGGTTGAGAAGCCAGCTGCTTTGACAGAGGCAGAAACAATTGAAATGATGAATGCGTGTGAGCGTTATGGTGTGAAAATGATGGAAGCGTTCATGTACCAATTTCATGCCCAACATAAACGTGTAAAAGATATTATTAAAACGGGAGAAATAGGCGAGGTAAAGTATATGTATGCCAGTCATTCGTTTTTATTAAGTGATGATGAGGATAATATTCGTTTATCTTCGGAAAAAGGGGGAGGGGCCCTATATGACGTTGGCTGTTATAATATCCATGCTATCAGGCATATTTTAGGAGCTGAACCAATAGAAATAATGGGCTTTGCAGATCTGAATAATCCTTATGATGTAGACTTAACTACCACAGCGCATATGACGATGGATAATGGTGTGCGAGCGATGTTTGATTGCAGTTTTGAAATGACTAATCGAAATGAATACCGCGTGGTTGGCACTCTAGGAGAGATTATATGCAGAAATGCTTATCGTCCAGATCTTGTTGGACATCAAGGGGAATTATTGGTTAAAAGCGGAGGGGAGACCCGAAAAGAAGTGATTATGTGTGATCAATATATGATGCAAGTGGATCATTTTGCAGAATGTATACTTAACGATCAAACCCCAGCATATACGCCATTGGATACCGTGCAAAATATGAAAATAATTGAAGCTTGTTATAAATCAATCAAAGATCAAAGTATTGTTAAGTTGTAA
- a CDS encoding ABC transporter ATP-binding protein produces the protein MNSLLQVQHLSVSFEQEEQEFQAVQNISFSLNKGETLGIVGESGSGKSVTARSIMQLLPVSARRKNGTVLFNGKDIGKYSEKEMEVIRGRDIGMIFQDPMTSLNPTMKIGDQIAEGLIKHENLSDKQAKNQALDMLELVGIKDSEIRYEQYPHEFSGGMRQRVMIAIALACRPSLLIADEPTTALDVTIQAQILNLMKKMQEKFGTSIILITHDFGVVAGMCDRVAVMQNGEIVETGSTEKIFTSPTHPYTKKLLHALPKLNEKKKLKPVPNIIRNTEDVPLLEVRNLKQYFDIGKGNTIKAVDDISFSIKAGETLGIVGESGSGKSTTGRSILQLHTPTGGDILFKGMALNDFSPNEMLIMRRHMQMIFQDPYASLNPRMRVLDIIGEALDVHHLATNKSNRKKRVETLLDMVGLDPAFAMRYPHEFSGGQRQRIGIARALAVDPAFIVCDEPLSALDVSIQAQIVELMEDLQQRLGLTYLFIAHDLSMVKHISDRVAVMYKGKIVELAESEELYSNPQHDYTKSLLASIPIPDPKIETQKRKNDGSIKTEKKEYNVENTKLVEVSAGHWVAI, from the coding sequence ATGAATTCATTATTGCAAGTGCAACACTTATCGGTATCTTTTGAACAAGAAGAACAGGAATTTCAAGCTGTACAAAATATCAGCTTTTCACTTAATAAAGGAGAAACCTTAGGAATTGTCGGTGAATCAGGCAGTGGTAAAAGCGTCACTGCACGTTCAATCATGCAGCTGTTACCAGTGAGCGCCAGACGAAAGAACGGAACGGTTCTCTTTAACGGAAAAGATATTGGGAAATACTCAGAAAAAGAAATGGAGGTCATTCGTGGACGCGATATCGGAATGATATTCCAAGATCCAATGACATCTTTGAATCCGACCATGAAAATCGGAGATCAGATTGCAGAAGGATTAATAAAACACGAAAATCTATCCGATAAACAAGCCAAAAACCAAGCGCTCGATATGTTGGAATTGGTCGGTATTAAGGACAGCGAAATTCGCTATGAACAGTATCCTCATGAATTTTCTGGGGGAATGAGACAGCGGGTAATGATTGCAATAGCATTGGCATGCCGACCGTCTTTGCTAATAGCAGATGAACCTACAACTGCTCTTGACGTCACCATTCAGGCGCAAATCCTTAATCTAATGAAGAAGATGCAAGAAAAGTTCGGAACTTCAATCATTTTAATCACGCATGACTTTGGTGTAGTAGCTGGAATGTGCGACCGAGTAGCCGTCATGCAAAACGGGGAAATTGTAGAGACTGGTTCGACAGAGAAAATCTTTACCTCACCCACTCACCCTTATACAAAGAAGTTACTTCATGCACTTCCGAAACTAAATGAAAAGAAGAAATTGAAACCGGTACCTAATATAATCAGAAATACTGAAGATGTCCCGTTGCTGGAAGTGCGCAATCTTAAGCAATACTTCGATATTGGCAAAGGCAATACAATAAAAGCAGTAGATGATATTTCTTTCAGTATTAAAGCTGGGGAAACATTAGGAATCGTCGGCGAATCAGGAAGCGGTAAATCCACTACCGGACGCTCAATCCTTCAATTACATACCCCTACCGGAGGGGATATTCTTTTTAAAGGTATGGCGCTAAACGACTTTTCTCCTAATGAAATGCTCATCATGCGGCGTCATATGCAAATGATCTTTCAAGATCCTTATGCTTCTCTCAATCCAAGGATGCGGGTATTGGATATCATAGGTGAAGCACTGGATGTCCATCATCTCGCCACCAATAAATCAAATCGAAAGAAACGGGTTGAGACTTTGCTTGATATGGTTGGTTTGGATCCTGCATTCGCGATGAGATATCCGCATGAATTCTCTGGAGGGCAAAGACAACGAATCGGTATCGCCAGGGCATTAGCAGTCGACCCTGCCTTCATCGTGTGTGACGAGCCATTATCAGCCCTCGATGTCTCCATCCAAGCACAGATCGTTGAATTGATGGAAGATTTGCAACAACGGCTCGGTCTCACCTACCTGTTCATCGCTCATGACCTTTCCATGGTTAAACACATTAGCGATAGGGTAGCCGTCATGTATAAAGGAAAAATAGTAGAGTTGGCCGAAAGTGAAGAATTATATTCTAACCCTCAGCATGATTACACAAAATCGTTATTGGCCTCGATCCCTATCCCGGATCCAAAGATTGAAACACAAAAAAGAAAAAATGATGGATCAATTAAAACAGAGAAAAAAGAGTATAATGTTGAAAACACAAAACTAGTGGAAGTGTCTGCCGGACACTGGGTTGCCATTTAG
- a CDS encoding ABC transporter permease yields MNEQEWKGNHSFVQRIDQIFRKMMANSAYKSFLLILGAPLFLIVMFYYLFKRNKGSYTAAEAELKQSLIDSGHFTAFKKDYQDQLRKKRDFFDKKVDDKEIEQKATQLAEHRLNVYISELMVSSTRDDSEPWKGKMQFEDVFSVLLRERWFFFISFIAGFFMYILMFIFSYPYVKYVMERLIMTIFVVLGVSILVFTILYISPFNPAANILGETATKEQIAAFNTLHGLDQPYFIQLRDTIIGIFTFDLGSSFAGNEDVISSIMRKFPITLTIAVFSLLLAVLVALPTGIISAIRRNTIFDHSFMLIALLGLSIPSFWQGLIFILGFSVHLEWLPATYRANNWLSLIMPVVVLGTGLTAAVARMTRSSTLEVIHEDYMLTARAKGLSGKRVVMRHAVPNALIPIITVIGLQFGGMLGGAAVTEKVFNISGLGSYIVDKQFIPDVPAVMGAVIYTAIIISIVNMFIDILYAFFDPRIRHKMKQY; encoded by the coding sequence ATTAATGAGCAGGAGTGGAAGGGGAACCATTCTTTTGTACAGAGGATAGATCAAATTTTTAGGAAAATGATGGCTAACTCTGCATATAAAAGTTTCCTCCTGATTTTGGGGGCTCCGCTCTTTTTAATTGTTATGTTTTATTATCTTTTCAAAAGAAACAAAGGTAGTTATACAGCTGCAGAAGCAGAGCTAAAGCAATCCCTTATCGATTCTGGCCATTTCACTGCTTTTAAGAAGGACTATCAGGATCAGCTTAGAAAAAAGCGGGATTTCTTTGACAAGAAAGTAGACGATAAGGAGATTGAGCAAAAAGCAACCCAACTTGCCGAGCATCGATTAAATGTCTATATATCAGAGTTAATGGTCTCTTCGACTCGCGATGATAGTGAACCGTGGAAAGGGAAGATGCAGTTCGAGGATGTATTTTCTGTATTGCTCCGCGAAAGGTGGTTCTTCTTCATTTCCTTCATTGCTGGTTTTTTTATGTACATATTGATGTTTATCTTTAGTTACCCTTATGTAAAATACGTGATGGAACGTTTAATCATGACTATTTTCGTTGTTTTGGGTGTAAGTATACTTGTCTTTACGATTTTGTATATTTCACCGTTCAATCCTGCTGCTAACATATTGGGAGAAACGGCAACGAAGGAGCAGATTGCCGCATTCAATACTTTGCATGGATTGGATCAGCCCTACTTTATTCAATTACGAGACACCATAATCGGAATCTTCACTTTTGATCTAGGTAGTTCTTTTGCTGGAAATGAAGACGTGATATCTTCCATTATGCGTAAGTTTCCAATTACATTGACGATCGCCGTCTTTTCTTTATTGCTCGCAGTACTGGTCGCATTACCAACCGGAATCATTTCGGCTATCAGAAGGAATACAATCTTTGATCATTCTTTTATGTTAATTGCCTTGCTTGGACTATCAATTCCGAGTTTCTGGCAAGGGCTGATCTTCATATTGGGCTTCTCGGTTCATTTAGAATGGCTACCTGCAACGTATCGTGCTAACAATTGGCTTTCGCTAATCATGCCTGTCGTGGTACTTGGAACAGGACTGACAGCTGCAGTTGCCAGAATGACCAGGTCATCGACACTTGAAGTCATACATGAAGATTATATGTTGACGGCAAGGGCAAAAGGTTTAAGTGGAAAAAGAGTTGTCATGAGACATGCAGTACCAAATGCTCTTATCCCAATTATTACGGTGATAGGACTACAATTTGGAGGAATGCTCGGAGGGGCAGCAGTCACAGAAAAAGTGTTTAATATCAGCGGTCTGGGCAGTTATATTGTCGATAAACAATTTATACCGGATGTGCCGGCAGTAATGGGCGCTGTCATCTATACAGCCATTATCATTTCTATTGTTAATATGTTCATCGATATCTTGTATGCATTCTTTGATCCGCGGATTCGGCATAAGATGAAACAATACTAA